From Paraflavitalea devenefica, the proteins below share one genomic window:
- a CDS encoding glycine-rich domain-containing protein, with translation MSATTLTELLQYRNEDVLSRFTDLFEVTEAEAEDIFTETKKFLFICRQPGVFIPDELLIVDEMWHNFILFTKEYQDFCAFYFGGYLHHTPSSKAAKTKHRQELAADAAAARKAFHDQLATFMSITYDQLGRDTVVKWFQQYPAQYSKQTIKNLRKN, from the coding sequence ATGAGCGCTACCACGCTTACTGAACTTTTACAATACAGGAATGAAGATGTACTATCCCGCTTTACCGACCTGTTTGAAGTAACGGAGGCCGAAGCGGAAGACATATTCACGGAAACAAAGAAATTCCTCTTCATCTGCCGGCAGCCGGGCGTATTCATCCCGGATGAATTGCTGATCGTGGATGAGATGTGGCACAACTTCATCCTGTTCACCAAAGAGTACCAGGACTTTTGCGCTTTTTATTTCGGAGGCTACCTGCACCACACGCCTTCTTCCAAAGCCGCCAAAACAAAGCACCGGCAGGAACTGGCCGCCGATGCAGCCGCCGCAAGGAAAGCATTCCATGATCAACTGGCCACGTTCATGTCCATCACGTACGACCAACTGGGCCGCGATACCGTGGTCAAGTGGTTTCAGCAATATCCCGCACAATACAGTAAACAAACCATCAAAAACCTTCGAAAAAACTGA
- a CDS encoding alpha/beta fold hydrolase: MNAKNTGCRHLFTAVAFTLSTALLGGIHSAKAQDNTGTPVDNGSNKVPASFAHIKQIRAGVLDVGYAEAGPANGTPVILLHGWPYDIHSYTEVSALLADKGYRVIVPYLRGYGTTRFLDAGTLRNGQQSALAVDVIDLMNALKIKQAIIGGFDWGARTANIVAALWPERVTALVSVSGYLIGSQAVNRSPLAPKAELSWWYQFYFATERGRLGYETNRREFAKLIWQTASPQWHFDDAAFEQSAPAFDNSDHVAIVIHNYRWRLGLAEGEAKYDSLEKRLAAAPVISVPAITLEGDANGAPHPAPSAYAGKFTGKYRHYTLTGGIGHNLPQEAPKTFADAIVEAAGYAR; encoded by the coding sequence ATGAACGCAAAAAATACCGGCTGTCGTCACTTGTTTACTGCCGTCGCCTTCACCCTCAGCACCGCATTGCTGGGTGGCATACATTCCGCAAAAGCGCAAGACAATACCGGTACCCCTGTGGACAACGGGAGTAATAAAGTTCCCGCATCATTTGCACACATCAAACAGATCAGGGCAGGAGTATTGGACGTTGGCTATGCAGAAGCCGGGCCGGCAAATGGAACACCTGTAATTTTATTGCATGGCTGGCCGTATGATATACACAGTTATACCGAAGTGTCGGCGCTGCTGGCGGACAAAGGGTACCGGGTGATTGTACCTTACCTGCGTGGCTATGGCACCACCCGCTTCCTCGATGCCGGGACATTACGCAACGGACAACAGTCGGCCCTGGCAGTAGATGTGATCGACCTCATGAATGCGCTGAAGATTAAGCAAGCTATCATTGGCGGTTTCGACTGGGGAGCCCGTACTGCCAATATCGTAGCGGCCCTGTGGCCCGAACGCGTTACAGCGCTGGTGAGTGTGAGCGGTTACCTGATCGGCAGCCAGGCGGTGAACAGGTCGCCGCTGGCGCCCAAAGCAGAACTATCCTGGTGGTACCAGTTTTACTTTGCTACGGAGCGTGGCCGTCTGGGCTACGAGACGAATCGTCGCGAGTTTGCCAAACTCATCTGGCAAACAGCCTCCCCGCAGTGGCATTTCGATGATGCTGCATTCGAACAGTCTGCCCCTGCTTTTGACAACAGCGATCATGTGGCCATCGTGATCCACAATTACCGCTGGCGCCTTGGCCTGGCTGAAGGCGAAGCTAAATATGATAGCCTGGAAAAGAGGCTGGCTGCGGCACCCGTAATTTCCGTACCTGCCATAACGCTGGAAGGAGATGCTAACGGCGCTCCGCACCCTGCCCCATCAGCCTATGCAGGAAAGTTTACCGGTAAGTATAGGCATTATACCCTCACTGGCGGCATTGGTCATAACCTTCCGCAGGAAGCGCCGAAAACTTTTGCCGACGCCATTGTGGAAGCAGCCGGTTATGCCAGGTGA
- a CDS encoding NAD(P)/FAD-dependent oxidoreductase codes for MEVFDYEVAVVGGSHAGLAAAHTLGRSKRSTIVFDTGNPRNKAASRSHNFSAHDGTSPDALRSLAQQQLQQFPHVRYSQQPVTEISISGAGYRLTVDEHDTVEVRKVILATGVTDHLLPIEGLIELWGNKVFHCIYCHGWEARDQPALVLVKGAIAWEVAMTISQWNSQLTFLLHGSAIEDTAKKEQLLQRGWKLVETPVVRVIEQEGEVVAWLADGQVVSGPVAYSKPVRVQFNNELAGMLGCEMSKSGSVLTDAGMQTSVPGVFACGDLSHPGYHQVSEAISTGHKAAAFCNNQLCMEDFVK; via the coding sequence ATGGAAGTTTTTGATTATGAAGTAGCTGTCGTGGGCGGCAGCCATGCCGGCCTGGCGGCGGCGCATACGCTTGGCAGAAGTAAACGCAGTACGATCGTATTCGATACTGGTAATCCGCGCAACAAAGCTGCCAGCCGGTCGCATAATTTCTCGGCTCATGACGGGACTTCTCCTGATGCGTTACGTTCCCTGGCACAACAACAGTTGCAACAGTTTCCGCATGTAAGGTACTCACAACAGCCAGTGACGGAGATATCCATTTCCGGAGCAGGTTACCGGTTGACTGTAGACGAACATGATACCGTCGAAGTACGCAAGGTTATATTAGCCACCGGCGTTACAGATCATCTGCTGCCCATTGAAGGGTTGATTGAATTGTGGGGCAACAAAGTGTTTCATTGTATTTACTGCCATGGCTGGGAGGCCAGGGACCAGCCGGCGCTTGTACTGGTGAAAGGAGCTATTGCCTGGGAGGTGGCCATGACCATCAGTCAATGGAATAGCCAACTCACCTTTTTGCTGCATGGTTCGGCTATAGAAGACACTGCTAAAAAAGAGCAACTACTGCAAAGAGGATGGAAGCTTGTTGAAACCCCTGTTGTACGGGTGATTGAACAGGAGGGTGAAGTAGTGGCGTGGCTGGCCGATGGACAAGTAGTCTCCGGACCGGTTGCTTATTCCAAACCGGTGCGTGTACAGTTTAACAATGAACTGGCCGGCATGCTTGGCTGTGAAATGAGTAAGAGTGGGTCGGTGCTGACGGATGCCGGCATGCAGACTTCCGTGCCCGGTGTATTTGCCTGCGGTGATCTTTCTCATCCGGGCTATCACCAGGTTTCCGAAGCGATCAGCACCGGCCATAAAGCGGCAGCTTTTTGCAATAACCAGTTGTGCATGGAGGATTTTGTGAAATGA
- the gap gene encoding type I glyceraldehyde-3-phosphate dehydrogenase: MKKIAINGFGRIGRASLKIILETPDLEVVAVNDLMDIENAAYLLKSDTVYRRYEKTVAIEGDTLVVDGKKIKYLSVRDPKDLPWKALQVEVVIESTGLFTKKEDADKHILAGANTVVMSGPTKSKDVPTVVHGVNTEDGRTHIFSCASCTTNNISPLIEILGRRIGIKKAILNTVHAYTASQTLVDAPSKREPRMGRAAGMNLAPASTGAAIATTKALPQYDGKFDGVAIRVPVMVGSISDVTFIAEKPTTPEEINNILKEEAQTDRYKKVIAVSEEQLVSSDIIQSSYAAVVDLEMTRVVDGDLVKVMAWYDNEWGFTNQMIRQIQEL, translated from the coding sequence ATGAAGAAAATTGCCATCAATGGCTTTGGAAGAATTGGCCGGGCTTCCCTGAAGATCATCCTGGAAACTCCTGACCTGGAAGTAGTAGCCGTGAATGACCTGATGGATATAGAGAATGCAGCTTACCTGTTGAAATCCGATACCGTATATCGCCGTTATGAAAAAACGGTAGCCATTGAGGGTGATACACTGGTTGTTGATGGTAAAAAAATCAAATATTTGTCGGTGAGGGATCCGAAAGACCTGCCCTGGAAAGCATTGCAGGTGGAGGTAGTGATTGAAAGCACCGGCCTGTTCACAAAAAAAGAAGATGCGGATAAACATATTCTGGCCGGCGCCAACACAGTGGTCATGTCGGGCCCTACCAAAAGCAAGGACGTGCCAACAGTGGTGCATGGGGTGAATACCGAAGACGGGCGTACCCATATCTTTTCCTGCGCCAGTTGCACTACCAACAACATCAGTCCACTCATTGAGATCCTCGGTCGCCGCATCGGCATCAAAAAAGCCATCCTCAATACCGTACATGCCTATACTGCTTCCCAGACTTTAGTAGATGCGCCTTCCAAACGCGAGCCCAGAATGGGCCGCGCTGCCGGTATGAACCTGGCGCCTGCTTCTACCGGCGCCGCCATTGCCACGACGAAAGCCTTACCGCAATATGACGGAAAATTTGATGGCGTGGCTATCCGGGTGCCGGTGATGGTAGGCTCTATTTCCGATGTTACCTTCATTGCTGAAAAGCCCACCACGCCGGAAGAGATCAACAACATTCTGAAAGAGGAAGCGCAAACTGACCGCTATAAAAAAGTCATTGCAGTCAGTGAGGAACAGTTGGTATCTTCCGATATCATTCAAAGTTCCTATGCTGCTGTAGTTGATCTTGAAATGACCCGGGTGGTGGACGGGGACCTGGTGAAGGTGATGGCCTGGTACGACAATGAATGGGGGTTCACCAACCAGATGATCCGCCAGATACAGGAATTGTGA
- a CDS encoding two-component regulator propeller domain-containing protein — MYRYIACLLAIFCSQLLVAADNPRIIRLGVEKGLSNNSIRCIYQDRDGFFWFGTFDGLNRYDGYEFKVFRNKLNDSLSLPHNYISSIHQDPEKNIWVGTGQGLSIFNSRTSKFSPAYFLPGGSGRREKITASIDRVVSDAQGNIFIATHGRGLMVQLAGTHTAIRIPLKTGTKQQFDYSVTAAIDDQQGIWLFVEEVGLLKWDPATKQMQLVSGAVKFANNIVPDNQDNIWIGTANGLHKYAIVPGAYVKTYRAAKDGLTSDNIASLAFDKTRKLWIGTEGGGINVLDPVTGEVTYILPGENSQSLSSESVTAIYHDNESRHWMGTLKGGLNIIDPRISQFQTVAHDPVNRNSLVSNFAACFFEDENEQLYIGTDGGGMSIWDRKSNRFRNYRHDPANIRSLSNDKVTSILEDHRGQIWIATFGGGVNKFDKASGTFRRYTCYNEAVGVENANVRKLYLDRENKLWAATFGNGKLYRYNETADRFELFDQSLFDLVSFLEDDQGAMWAGDSYRLIRLDRSHQQHRVFAIGKPVRALWKAADGKFWVGTEGAGILLFDPVQGKVVAHYADDEGLCNNSVLSMLQDKAGNLWVSTFNGLSSFNPQLKTFTNYYQGDGLPSNQFMFRAALHLRSGEMVFGSINGFVLFYPEKIAPRKFMPPVLVTGLRVNNKQIGEENRYVNSITDNHISGLRIPYNEAVLSVDFAALEYTSPGKIWYGYYLEGWDKGWNYTSNIRTANYTNLREGDYTLHIKSTNAAGEWNPRETILSISILPPWYRTWWAYTLYACLAGGLLYLYIRYKSRQTRLEYEVQIARLNEENERAERAKSQALLGLEKAERQRSEAELELAKAEKAKGEVALEAQRVINEKERDLNEKKVAFFTNISHEFRTPLTLVLNPIKDLIKNKELGENEADLRLIYQNAGRMLRLVDQLLLFQKADSELDRLKISKIDLTALIKEVYGSFTQLAHAKKIDYQLHLEEPALVMYADREKLEIILYNLLSNAFKYTPNEGKVIVSVKSADGHALMEVRDSGPGISADAREKLFEKFYQASTAKAGFGIGLFLVKHFVNAHKGTINYTSEAGKGTAFFVEMPLGDEHLASQEIMEEAVTTTSILEELPEPAILPEADDPDLQQAHNPLTTESRSILVVDDNREIRLYIRHLFKDLYAVYEAQSGEEALALASQYLPDVIISDVVMQPMSGIELCQKIKGDPALGHIPVILLTGNASTEARLSGVEGGADDYIAKPFDRDLLIARVAALLKSRSNLQKYFYNEITLQDNPLKISSDYKEFLDNCIAIVEAHLDDDQFSIVTLARELGMSYAKMNKKIKAVSGQPANAFVRFIRLRKAAELFINTNYNITETAFQVGISDIKHFRKHFTSLFGMKPSAYIEKYRRNLGKQYNLNEKIIKRDESATQ; from the coding sequence ATGTATAGATACATTGCTTGTTTACTGGCTATCTTTTGCAGTCAGTTACTGGTGGCGGCCGATAATCCCCGGATTATCCGGCTGGGAGTGGAAAAGGGATTGTCCAACAATTCTATACGCTGTATATACCAGGACAGGGATGGCTTTTTCTGGTTCGGTACTTTTGATGGACTTAACCGCTATGATGGTTATGAGTTTAAAGTGTTTCGCAATAAGCTCAACGATTCACTGTCGCTCCCACACAATTATATCTCCTCCATTCACCAGGACCCGGAAAAAAATATATGGGTAGGCACCGGTCAGGGGCTTAGCATCTTCAATAGCCGCACCTCGAAGTTTTCACCGGCTTACTTCCTGCCCGGCGGTAGCGGCAGGCGCGAAAAGATCACCGCCAGCATAGACAGGGTGGTTTCAGACGCCCAGGGGAATATATTTATTGCCACGCATGGGAGAGGGTTGATGGTGCAACTGGCCGGGACCCATACAGCTATACGGATCCCTTTAAAAACAGGGACAAAGCAACAGTTTGATTACAGTGTGACCGCAGCGATCGATGATCAACAAGGCATCTGGCTCTTCGTGGAGGAGGTGGGACTGCTAAAGTGGGACCCTGCCACGAAACAAATGCAATTGGTGAGCGGTGCGGTAAAGTTTGCGAACAATATCGTGCCCGACAACCAGGATAATATTTGGATCGGTACGGCAAATGGTTTGCACAAATATGCCATTGTACCCGGCGCCTATGTAAAAACGTACAGGGCCGCAAAAGACGGCTTAACATCAGACAATATCGCCTCCCTCGCATTCGACAAAACCAGGAAGCTGTGGATCGGAACAGAAGGTGGCGGCATCAATGTGCTCGATCCTGTAACAGGCGAGGTGACTTATATATTGCCCGGCGAAAACAGTCAGTCACTGTCCAGTGAGTCGGTCACCGCCATTTATCACGACAACGAATCGAGGCACTGGATGGGCACCCTCAAAGGAGGGCTGAATATCATTGACCCCCGCATCAGCCAGTTTCAGACAGTGGCCCACGATCCCGTGAACCGCAATAGCCTCGTCAGCAATTTTGCCGCCTGTTTTTTTGAAGACGAGAACGAGCAACTATACATCGGCACCGATGGCGGCGGCATGAGCATCTGGGACCGGAAAAGCAACCGCTTCCGGAACTACCGGCATGACCCGGCCAACATACGCTCGCTGAGCAATGATAAGGTCACCAGTATACTGGAAGATCATCGCGGGCAGATCTGGATAGCCACCTTTGGCGGCGGCGTGAATAAGTTTGACAAAGCATCCGGCACATTCCGGCGGTACACCTGCTACAACGAGGCCGTTGGGGTGGAGAATGCCAATGTCAGGAAACTGTACCTCGACCGGGAGAACAAGCTCTGGGCAGCTACCTTCGGCAATGGTAAATTATATCGCTACAATGAAACCGCTGACCGGTTTGAATTATTCGACCAGTCGTTGTTCGATCTCGTCTCCTTCCTCGAAGATGATCAGGGAGCCATGTGGGCCGGCGATTCCTACCGGTTGATCAGGTTGGACAGAAGCCATCAACAACACCGTGTCTTTGCCATCGGAAAGCCGGTAAGGGCCCTGTGGAAAGCTGCGGATGGTAAGTTTTGGGTCGGCACAGAAGGGGCGGGGATACTGTTGTTCGATCCGGTACAGGGAAAGGTCGTAGCCCATTATGCCGACGACGAGGGCTTGTGCAATAATTCAGTACTCAGCATGTTGCAGGACAAGGCCGGCAACCTGTGGGTAAGCACCTTCAATGGGCTCTCCAGCTTCAATCCCCAGCTAAAAACATTTACCAACTATTACCAGGGCGATGGCTTGCCCAGCAACCAGTTTATGTTCCGGGCTGCCCTGCATTTGCGATCGGGCGAAATGGTGTTTGGCAGCATCAATGGATTTGTGCTTTTCTATCCGGAAAAAATCGCGCCGCGCAAATTTATGCCGCCGGTGCTGGTGACCGGCCTCCGGGTCAACAACAAACAGATAGGAGAAGAAAACAGGTATGTCAACAGTATTACCGACAACCACATCAGCGGTTTACGCATACCCTACAACGAAGCAGTGCTGTCGGTCGATTTTGCGGCGCTGGAGTATACCTCTCCCGGGAAGATCTGGTACGGCTATTATCTCGAAGGATGGGACAAGGGCTGGAATTATACCAGCAATATCCGTACGGCCAATTATACCAACCTCCGGGAAGGTGATTATACCCTGCACATCAAATCGACCAATGCAGCGGGCGAATGGAATCCCAGGGAGACGATACTTTCCATCAGCATACTGCCGCCCTGGTACCGCACCTGGTGGGCGTATACGCTTTATGCCTGCCTGGCGGGCGGATTGTTGTACTTATATATAAGGTATAAATCCAGGCAAACACGCCTCGAATACGAGGTGCAGATAGCCCGGCTGAATGAAGAAAATGAACGTGCTGAAAGAGCAAAAAGCCAGGCCCTGCTGGGATTGGAAAAGGCCGAACGTCAGCGCAGCGAAGCGGAGCTGGAATTGGCAAAAGCCGAAAAAGCAAAAGGGGAAGTAGCGCTGGAGGCGCAACGAGTGATCAATGAAAAGGAGCGGGACCTCAATGAAAAGAAAGTGGCTTTCTTTACCAATATCTCGCACGAGTTCAGAACACCGCTCACCCTGGTGCTGAACCCGATCAAAGACCTGATCAAAAATAAAGAGCTGGGAGAAAACGAAGCCGACCTGCGGCTGATATACCAGAATGCCGGCCGGATGCTGCGCCTGGTAGATCAGTTACTGTTGTTTCAAAAGGCCGATAGTGAACTGGACAGGCTGAAGATCTCTAAAATTGATCTCACTGCGCTCATTAAAGAAGTGTATGGTTCCTTCACCCAGTTGGCCCATGCGAAGAAGATCGACTACCAGTTGCACCTGGAGGAACCTGCATTGGTGATGTATGCCGACCGGGAGAAACTGGAGATCATTTTGTATAACCTGCTGTCCAATGCTTTTAAATACACGCCCAATGAAGGGAAGGTCATTGTCAGCGTAAAGTCAGCCGATGGCCATGCACTGATGGAGGTGAGGGATAGCGGGCCGGGCATCTCCGCGGATGCACGCGAAAAGCTATTTGAAAAGTTTTACCAGGCCAGCACGGCCAAAGCGGGGTTTGGCATAGGGTTGTTTTTGGTAAAGCACTTTGTGAACGCTCATAAGGGGACCATTAATTATACCAGTGAAGCAGGAAAGGGCACTGCGTTTTTCGTAGAAATGCCCCTGGGCGATGAGCACCTGGCCAGCCAGGAGATCATGGAGGAAGCTGTGACCACCACTTCTATCCTCGAAGAATTGCCGGAACCGGCAATACTGCCGGAAGCAGACGATCCGGATCTTCAACAGGCACATAATCCGCTCACCACAGAAAGCCGGAGTATCCTGGTAGTGGACGACAACAGGGAGATACGGCTATACATCCGCCACTTGTTCAAAGATCTGTATGCGGTGTATGAGGCGCAAAGCGGCGAAGAAGCCCTTGCCCTGGCGAGCCAATACCTGCCGGATGTGATCATCAGCGATGTGGTGATGCAGCCCATGTCGGGCATCGAGCTTTGTCAAAAGATCAAAGGCGACCCCGCTTTGGGGCATATCCCGGTGATCCTCCTTACCGGCAACGCTTCTACAGAAGCCAGGCTGAGCGGGGTAGAGGGTGGGGCTGATGATTATATTGCCAAGCCTTTCGACCGGGACCTGCTGATAGCCCGGGTGGCCGCCCTGTTGAAAAGCCGGAGCAACCTGCAGAAGTATTTTTATAATGAGATCACACTCCAGGATAATCCGTTAAAGATCTCCTCCGACTACAAGGAGTTTTTAGACAACTGTATCGCCATTGTGGAAGCGCATCTCGACGATGACCAGTTCTCCATTGTCACCCTGGCGCGGGAGCTGGGCATGAGCTATGCGAAAATGAACAAGAAGATCAAAGCCGTTTCCGGACAGCCGGCCAATGCTTTTGTACGGTTCATCCGCCTGCGCAAAGCGGCGGAGCTGTTCATCAATACCAACTATAATATCACTGAAACAGCTTTCCAGGTGGGCATCAGTGACATCAAGCATTTCCGGAAACATTTCACCAGTCTCTTCGGTATGAAGCCCTCTGCCTACATTGAAAAGTACCGCCGGAACCTGGGCAAACAGTACAATCTCAATGAGAAGATCATAAAGAGGGACGAATCTGCCACCCAATAA
- a CDS encoding DUF2784 domain-containing protein, which yields MLPFLDILFTVLHLLIIGFNLFGWIFPATRKLHFIFILITAFSWFILGIWFGMGYCPITDWQWQIKEKMGERNLPGSFITYFANKITGRSFSDAFINQVTLISFIAAALLSVYVNFLRRKRRR from the coding sequence ATGCTTCCTTTTCTGGATATACTGTTTACAGTATTACATCTCCTCATTATCGGGTTTAATTTATTCGGATGGATATTTCCCGCCACCAGGAAACTTCATTTTATTTTCATACTGATCACTGCCTTCAGTTGGTTTATACTGGGCATCTGGTTTGGTATGGGGTATTGCCCTATTACCGACTGGCAATGGCAGATAAAAGAGAAGATGGGGGAGCGCAATCTTCCGGGCTCGTTTATTACCTATTTCGCTAATAAAATTACCGGCCGTTCTTTCAGCGATGCTTTTATTAACCAGGTAACGTTGATCAGCTTTATAGCGGCTGCTTTGCTTTCCGTGTATGTTAATTTCTTAAGGCGGAAGAGGAGGCGGTAG